A window of the Pseudomonas furukawaii genome harbors these coding sequences:
- a CDS encoding ABC transporter ATP-binding protein — translation MLTFEKVSTFYGKIQALHDVSMDVKKGEIVTLIGANGAGKSTLLMTLCGSPRAASGSIRYEGEELVGQESCDIMRKSIAVVPEGRRVFARLTVEENLAMGGFFTEKGDYQEQMDKVLHLFPRLKERFEQRAGTMSGGEQQMLAIGRALMSKPKLLLLDEPSLGLAPIIIQQIFDIIEQLRRDGVTVFLVEQNANQALKLADRGYVLENGRIVMQGSGHDLLNDPKVRDAYLGG, via the coding sequence ATGTTGACCTTCGAAAAGGTGTCCACCTTCTACGGCAAGATCCAGGCCCTGCACGACGTCAGCATGGACGTGAAGAAGGGCGAGATCGTGACCCTGATCGGTGCCAACGGCGCCGGCAAGTCCACCCTGCTGATGACCCTGTGCGGCTCGCCGCGCGCGGCCAGCGGCAGCATCCGCTACGAGGGCGAGGAACTGGTGGGCCAGGAATCCTGCGACATCATGCGCAAGAGCATCGCCGTCGTGCCGGAAGGCCGCCGGGTGTTCGCCCGCCTGACCGTCGAAGAGAACCTGGCCATGGGCGGCTTCTTCACCGAAAAGGGCGATTACCAGGAGCAGATGGACAAGGTGCTGCACCTGTTCCCGCGCCTGAAGGAACGTTTCGAGCAGCGCGCCGGCACCATGTCCGGCGGTGAACAGCAGATGCTCGCCATCGGCCGCGCGCTGATGAGCAAGCCGAAGCTGCTGCTGCTGGACGAGCCCTCCCTCGGCCTCGCGCCCATCATCATCCAGCAGATCTTCGACATCATCGAACAGCTGCGCAGGGATGGCGTGACCGTGTTCCTCGTGGAGCAGAACGCCAACCAGGCGCTCAAGCTGGCGGACCGTGGCTATGTGCTGGAGAACGGCCGCATCGTCATGCAAGGCAGCGGCCACGACCTGCTGAACGACCCCAAGGTACGCGACGCCTACCTGGGCGGCTGA